The sequence below is a genomic window from Selenomonas ruminantium subsp. lactilytica TAM6421.
AAAAAAGCGGGAAAATCTCCCGCTTTCTTTGCTTAAGGTAATCTCGCTATTAGCCGATCGTAGCGCGGATGCCGAGCTTAGCGATGATGGAACGATAACGCTCGATGTCCTTCTTGTAGAGGTAGCTGAGGAGACGGCGGCGATGACCAACCATCTTCAGCAGGCCACGACGGGAATGATGGTCCTTCTTGTGCTCCTTCAGATGATCCGTGAGGTACTGAATGCGAGCGGTCAGTACAGCGATCTGTACTTCCGGAGAACCCGTGTCACCTTCGTGAACGGCATACTTCTGCATGATTTCCTGTTTTGCTTCCTGAGTCAACATGTGAAAACTCCTCCTATAAATCTAAAATATGTCCTACAGCTAAGATGGCGTCGGAGTTCTTCGCCGTCCGGGCTGTGGATTGGTGTCAAACACCTTTGTAAGTATAGCATAGGCCCATTGGCCTTGTAAAGACAAATCTTGCGCTTTGCCCTTTATTTCGGCAAATATTTCATGAAGATGCGTTCGTCCTGTCGGATCTCACCGGAAAGATGCTTGTAAGTCACAAGCTGTGTCATCCCCTGCACGATCCGATATCCTAATTTCTTATGTGCTTTCAGGGACGCGGTATTCGTAGCCTTGGTACGGCTTACAATTCCCTTCGCAGAAATTTTCCGGCGTAGTTCCTGTTCCATGCTGGAAAAAATCTGCCGATGACGATAGGCCTTCCCTACGCCCCCTTCTTCCAGAAACCAATAAGCCTCCGGATTTATGCCATTATTCTGTGCTATCCGGGCTATTTCCACATCATCCTTCAGCGGCACCGCAGCCAAAAAGCCCGCACACCGCGCCAACTCGCTATCCATACAGAGAACAA
It includes:
- a CDS encoding GNAT family N-acetyltransferase, yielding MNNLELLTIDSGQRMAALFTEIELYEIYLECFAQPPYEEYFTADEVARLFRSYADKGLIVLCMDSELARCAGFLAAVPLKDDVEIARIAQNNGINPEAYWFLEEGGVGKAYRHRQIFSSMEQELRRKISAKGIVSRTKATNTASLKAHKKLGYRIVQGMTQLVTYKHLSGEIRQDERIFMKYLPK
- the rpsO gene encoding 30S ribosomal protein S15 translates to MLTQEAKQEIMQKYAVHEGDTGSPEVQIAVLTARIQYLTDHLKEHKKDHHSRRGLLKMVGHRRRLLSYLYKKDIERYRSIIAKLGIRATIG